One segment of Strix uralensis isolate ZFMK-TIS-50842 chromosome 11, bStrUra1, whole genome shotgun sequence DNA contains the following:
- the RAB11A gene encoding ras-related protein Rab-11A isoform X5 gives MTALVPTATIEVLMKYDVHRVTQLWGHIPAQQTDEPHCTKAHFPEMNLASQGQRKTWQGEESCALSIGHITRLLLLGDSSGMRAPTLLPEPQHCLSPATDLQSGLSESLSHPKADASETSQLLTTCKEATENPWEVRVLSEEDGANSPLGSHPQAWALFPSSGAPRGHPPARAK, from the exons ATGACAGCCTTGGTGCCTACTGCCACGATTGAAGTGCTAATGAAATATGATGTACACAG GGTGACACAGTTGTGGGGACACATTCCTGCACAACAAACAGATGAACCACACTGCACCAAGGCCCACTTCCCTGAG ATGAATTTGGCTAGTCAGGGCCAACGCAAGACCTGGCAGGGCGAGGAGAGCTGCGCACTGAGCATCGGGCACATCACCCGGCTCCTTCTGCTGGGAGACTCATCTGGGATGAGAGCACCCACGCTGCTGccagagccccagcactgcctgAGCCCGGCAACTGACCTTCAGAGCGGGCTGTCAGAGAGCCTTAGCCATCCAAAGGCAGATGCTTCTGAGACATCTCAGCTGTTAACTACCTGCAAGGAAGCTACCGAAAATCCCTGGGAAGTCAg GGTCCTGAGTGAAGAGGATGGAGCTAATTCACCCCTTGGCTCACATCCACAAGCCTGGGCTCTCTTTCCCAGCAGCGGTGCTCCCAGAGGTCATCCTCCTGCCAGGGCTAAGTAA
- the RAB11A gene encoding ras-related protein Rab-11A isoform X4: MTALVPTATIEVLMKYDVHRVTQLWGHIPAQQTDEPHCTKAHFPEMNLASQGQRKTWQGEESCALSIGHITRLLLLGDSSGMRAPTLLPEPQHCLSPATDLQSGLSESLSHPKADASETSQLLTTCKEATENPWEVRCVPMSPAPCPCQRQPCPSAAAEPPQGNTSTFLTWLLGLIFQFIRRETCKENGSDPKQ, encoded by the exons ATGACAGCCTTGGTGCCTACTGCCACGATTGAAGTGCTAATGAAATATGATGTACACAG GGTGACACAGTTGTGGGGACACATTCCTGCACAACAAACAGATGAACCACACTGCACCAAGGCCCACTTCCCTGAG ATGAATTTGGCTAGTCAGGGCCAACGCAAGACCTGGCAGGGCGAGGAGAGCTGCGCACTGAGCATCGGGCACATCACCCGGCTCCTTCTGCTGGGAGACTCATCTGGGATGAGAGCACCCACGCTGCTGccagagccccagcactgcctgAGCCCGGCAACTGACCTTCAGAGCGGGCTGTCAGAGAGCCTTAGCCATCCAAAGGCAGATGCTTCTGAGACATCTCAGCTGTTAACTACCTGCAAGGAAGCTACCGAAAATCCCTGGGAAGTCAggtgtgtccccatgtccccagcaccctgcccttGCCAGCGCCAGCCATGCCcgtctgcagcagctgagccaccACAAGGGAACACATCAACGTTCCTGACATGGCTTCTGGGCCTGATTTTTCAATTCATAAGGAGAGAAACATGTAAAGAAAATGGCTCAGATCCtaaacaataa